Genomic DNA from Gemmatimonadaceae bacterium:
CCGCCTCGGTCCAGGTCGCGAGCTGCTCGACCTGCGTGACGTTCACGCCGGCCAGTGCGCGCAGGGCGGGCTGCGAGATGCCCCTGGGAAACCCGCCGGCCTCGGGATCGAGCCTCGGCGGCGGTGTCATCGGATTCCCCGGATGCCGGCGCGTACGCCGTCCGTCAGGAATGACAGCGCGTGGTGCATCATCATGGCCTCGGTGCTGGCGTGTCGAGCCATTCGGCATGGCGGGGGGGCTCGGACGACGCGACGGCGATCCCGTCGGTGCGGTCCGCTGCAGTGACGGGACGATAGCTGCGGTGGCGCGGGCACTGTAGCCCCGCACCGTCGGGGAGGTGCCGGACCGGGTGCGTCCTGCCCAGCTTTGGGATGTGTCCGCCACCTCGACGCTCCCGCACCTCGTGCTCGAGGCACTTGCCTACTTCGTGGCCGGCCGGCTCTACTGGCGCGAACGGAGTGCGGGCCTGCAGCCGCCGGCGCGCGACCGCTTCCTGCTGCTGGGGTGCGCGGTGTTCGGGGCCGCCGTGGGGTCGAAGGTGCTGCATGTGCTCGAACACCTGCCGGCGCTGCTGGCCCAGGACGACACCCGGCTCTTCCTCGCGGGCAAGTCGGTGCTGGGCGGCTTCCTTGGCGGCACCGTGGCGGTGGAGGTGGGGAAGCGGCTGATCGACTGGCGCGTGCCGACCGGCGATGCGTGGGTGGCGCCCATCACGGCGGGGCTCGTGATCGGGCGGATGGGCTGCCAGCTCTCGGGGCTCTGGGACCAGACGTACGGCACCGTCACCACGCTGCCATGGGGCTGGGACTACGGGGATGGCCTGTCGCGGCACCCCGTCGCGCTGTACGAGATGCTCGCCGTTACGTTGCTGTTCGTGGCGATCCGGCGGCGGTGGACGGCCACCACGGGCGCGCGATTTGCAGCGCTGCTGCTCGGGTACTGCGTGCTGCGATTCGTGCTCGAGTTCCTCAAGCCGCCCTTCGGGCCGGTCGCGACCGGCACGCTGCCGGTGGCGCGCTACGCGGGGCTGACCGCGATCCAGTGGGCCGCGCTGGGTGGCGTGACGTGGTTTGTCTGGCTGTTCCGTGCGCGGCGTGCGGGTGCGCCGCTGCCTGCTGTGCTCCCTGCACCCTGACCGATGCCCCGGACCCGGCCGTTCCTGTACTACGACCAGGTGGTGTCGCTCTGCGATCACTGCCTGCGGCGCATCGAGGGCAAGCTCGTCATCCGTGACGGTGCGGTGTGGATGCACAAGTGGTGTCCGGCGCACGGGCACGCGAAGGTGCTGGTGGCGTCGGACGAGAAGTTCTGGCGGCTGGGACGCGAGGTGTACATGAAGCCGCCCGAGATGCCGGAGCGCTTCAACACCCCGATGGCGTGGGGCTGTCCGTACGACTGCGGGCTCTGTCCCGACCACATGCAGCACTCCTGCCTCACCATCCTCGAGGTCACGGACCACTGCAACCTGTCGTGCCCCGTGTGTTATGCGGCCAGCGGCCCGCACCGCACGGAGCGGCGCGACCTGGCGACGATCGAGCGGATGCTGGACGCGATCGTGGCCAACGAGGGGACGCCCGACGTGGTGCAGATCTCCGGCGGCGAGCCGACCACGCACCCGGACTTCTTCGCGATCCTCGATGCCGCGAAGCGGCGCCCGATCCACCACCTGATGCTGAACACCAACGGCATCCGCATCGCGACCGAACCGGGGTTCGCGGAGCGGCTGGCGACGTATGCGCCGGGATTCGAGGTGTACCTGCAGTTCGACTCGCTGCAGCGTGACGCGCTGATGACGCTGCGCGGGGCCGACCTGCGCCGCATCCGCGAGGATGCCGTGGCCGCCCTGGACCGGGTGGGGCTTTCCACCACGCTGGTGATGACCGTGGCCGCCGGCGTGAACGACCAGGAGATCGGCGACGTGGTGCAGTGGGCCACGCAGCATCCGTGCATCCGGGGCGTCACGCTGCAGCCGATCCAGTTCGCCGGCCGGCTGGACGGCGTGCCGGGCACCACCGCGCGGCTGACGCTGACGGAGGTGCGCCAGCGCCTGCTCGACCAGTGTCCGATCTTCCAGCCCGACGACGTGATCCCGGTGCCGTGCAACGCCGATGCGCTGGCGATGGGCTACGCCCTGCGCACGCCGGCGGGCATCGTGCCCCTCACGCGCTTCCTGCCCCCCGAGGTGCTGCTGGCGGGCGACCGCAACACGATCGTCTTCGAGCAGGACCCGGCGCTCAAGGACCAGGTGTTCCGGCTCTTCGCCACCAACCACTCGCCGGAGTCGCAGGCGACGCACCTCGCCTCACTGCTCTGCTGCCTGCCGGCGGTGGACGCGCCGGGCATCGGCTACGACAGCGTCTTCCGCGTGCTGATCATGGCCTTCATGGACGCGACGGCGTTCGACGTGCGCGCGATGAAGAAGAGCTGCGTCCACATCGTGCAGCCGGACGGGCGGATCATTCCCTTCGAGTCGTTCAACCTGCTGTACCGCGACGACCGGCGCGCATTGCTGGCCGAGCGGCGTGGCGAGGTGGAGGCACTGTACCAGGTGACACCGCGGAGCCCGTCGTGAAGCGGATCCTGGTGGGGATCGCCCTGTTCATCACCGGTGCGATCGGGCTCGTGCTCTCGTTCTGCGGCGCGATGTTCATGGAGTACGCCAGCAAGCACGGTGGCACCGGCAACGGGGACTTCGCGACGGCGGCCACGGTGACCGGGGTGGGCGCGCTGCTGGTGTTCGGCGTGATCGCGTACGTCGTGCGACGGGTGCGGCGCTCGCGCGCACCGCGCGTGATGACCGGCAGCATCCGCTCCACCGACGAACTGCCGTGACACGCGTGACGCCGTGACGGCAGGGGCCCTGTTCGCCCCGTTCCTCGCCGCGCGCGGCGTGGTGATCGTGGATGGCGCGCTGGCCACGGAACTGGAGCGTCGCGGTGCCGATCTCTCAGACGCGCTCTGGTCGGCGCGGGTGCTGCTGGAACAGCCGGCGCTGATCCGCGCCGTGCACGACGACTACGTCGCGGCCGGGGCCGACATCGCGATCACGTCCACGTACCAGGCCACCTTCGAGGGGCTGGGGCGGCGGGGGCTGGATGCCGGCGCCGCCGCCGCGCTGATGCGGCGCGCGGTGCAGCTCGCCGTCGAGTCGCGCGACGCCTTCTGGGCGGTGGCGGCGAACCGCACGGGACGTGCACGTCCGCTGGTGGCGGCGTCGGTGGGTCCGTATGGCGCCTTCCTCGCCGACGGGTCGGAGTACCGCGGCGACTACGCCCTCGACGAGGAGGGACTGGTCGAGTGGCACCGGGCACGCTTCCACCTGCTGGCGTCATCGGGGGCCGACCTGCTGGCGTGCGAGACGATCCCGTGTGCGGCCGAGGCGCGCGCCCTGCGCCGGCTGCTGCACGAGGTGCCCGGGGTGCAGGCCTGGTTCAGCTTCACGGCGCAGGATGGCGCACGCCTGCCGAGCGGCGAACGCTTCGCCGAGGTGGTGGCGGAGTGCGACGGTGACCCGCAGGTGGCGGCGGTGGGGATCAACTGCACGGCGCCCGCGCATGTGGAGTCACTCGTGCGCGCGGCCCGCGCGGTGACGGCCACCCCGATCCTCGTCTATCCGAACTCCGGCGAGTGCTGGCTGGCGGCCGAGCGTCGCTGGACGGCGGATCGCGACGGCCTCTCGCTGGCCAGTGGCGCGCCGGTCTGGCGTGACGCCGGGGCGACGATCTTCGGCGGCTGCTGTCGCACGACACCGGCAGACATCGCGGCGCTGGTGCGCGAACTCACCGCCGAGCGTGGCGCCTGAGTGTGCCGCACCGCGGGCTCGGACCGCGGATTCCTGTCCGCTCCCGGGTCAGCACCGGCCGACCGCGTGCCGGCATTCCGTCCACGCGGCACCATCGCCGCCAGGCTGGGCGCGCGGCCTCCTGACGGCGATGGGTGCGGGTGCCGCGGTTACTTCGAGGCGGCAGCGCGGATGTCGCGGCCCTTGAGCGGCCCGCCGAAGAGCGGCGACAGGATGCAGAAGTCGAACGTACCCGCCAGCAGGGGCACGGCGCCGATGACGGCGACGGTGGTGCCGGCCTTGCTGTCGGCCGCGATGCCGCCACCGATCATGCCGGCGCCGGCGACGACGCGCAGGATGCGGCCGGCAGGGCTGGACATGAACTGGGCGAACCCGCTCGACGCGAAGCCGTTGTCGCGGCGCGGCGCGGCGACCTCGCGCAGCGCGCCGGACTCCACCCGCTGCGCCGTCACCGAAGCGGCGTCGAGGCGCGGGCCACCGGCGGTGCTGGCGATCGCGACGTCACCGGACAGCGCCGCCGCGGCCTGGGCGTGTGTGGCGGCCGGCATCGCGACGATCGCGGCAGCGAAAAGGAACAGGATCGGTCGGGAATGAGTCATGTGTGCTCCGTGACGGGTTCGGTCGGGCTGCATCGTGGCGTGCATCGTGGCGTGCATGCAGGAGAGCCCGAAACCGCCGCGAAGGATTCACGCCGTGTCGTGCGGCGCGCGGGCCTGAAGGACGGGTGACCGGTGTGTCAATGGCGCGCGGTGTGCACGGTGTCGATGCGTGCGCGGTGACCGTGCGATTTGACAGCATCGTGCACGTGCGGTAGCCTATCGCGCACTGACCGCTGCGCCCACGAATGGTTGCAGGTTGACCTCCCACGCAGCGTGCCAGCACGCATGCGTCGCGCGCGGCGCGGTGCGTGGTATTCCAGCGGACGCAGGTCGGTGCGCCAGCGCGGCGGATCGGCTGCCTGCGGCGTTCCCGGTGACCCGGTCGCCCTCGCACGCGCCTGTGCGTGTCTGCTGGCCCGCATCGCACGGCTCACATCGCACGTCGGTCACTCCATGCAGGTCAACCCATGCAGGTGTCGTACCAGCAGTCAGGCAGTGCGCTCAGCGCAACGCGATGCATGCCCCTGGCAATCCGCCATCCCGCGCTGACCACCACAACCCGGTACAGGGAATGAAGATGAGACAAGTGCTCACGGCACTGCTCGGCACCGCCCTGCTCGCGACGCAGGCCCTCGCGCAGCAGAAGACGGTGACCGGCAACGTGTCACGTGAGGGAGGCATCCCGCTGGCGGGTGTCGCGGTGACCGTGAAGGGCACCGGGCAGGGCACCATGACCAACAATGCGGGCGACTTCTCGATCCGCGCCGAGGTGGGGCAGGTGCTCAGCTTCCGGCGGATCGGCTACCTGCCGCGCGAGCGGACCGTGGGGGCCGAGAACACCATCCGCGTGATCCTCGAGAACACGGCGGCCGCCCTCGACCAGGTGGTGGTGACCGCCCTCGGCCAGACCACGGTGCAGCGCAACCTGGGCACCTCGCAGCAGACGGTGGCCGGTGCCGACATCGCGCAGACCGGCCGCGAGAACTTCGTGAACTCGCTGCAGGGCCGCGTGGCGGGCGTGGAGGTGACGAGCACCTCCGGCGTGCCGGGCGCCTCGTCGTCGATCACGATCCGCGGCGTGAGCTCGATCAGCTCCAGCAACCAGCCGCTGATGGTGATCGACGGACTGCCGATGGACAACAAGACGCTGAACACCAACGTGCTGGCGTCGGACGCGCCGGGCTCGGTGACCGCGTTCAACAACCGCGGCCTGGACTTCACCAACCGCGCCGCCGACATCGACCCGGAGAACATCGAGTCGATGGTGGTGCTGAAGGGGCCCGAGGCCTCCGCGCTCTACGGCATCGACGCCGCCAACGGCGCGATCGTGATCACGACCAAGCGCGGGCGGGTGGGTGGTGGCCTGGAGTACAGCAACCGGTTCCGCGTCGACCAGACGCGCGCGCGGCCCACGCTCCAGCGCACCTACGGCCCGTCGACGATCTCTGGGGGCACCCTCGGCGCCTTCTCGTACTTCGGCGCGCCGTACTCGGCCGGCACCACGTTCTACGACAACATCGACGGCTTCTTCCAGCCGGCGATGACTCAGCACCACAACCTGGCCTTCAGCGGCGCCTCGGCGGACAGCCGGCTGAACTACCGCATCTCGGTGTCGGCGGATAACCAGGGCAGCGTGGTGCCGAACTCGGACTACCGCAAGGTGAATCTCAGCGGCGCGACGCAGGCGCAGGTCACCAGCTGGCTCAAGGCCGACCTGTCGATCCAGTACGCGCAGTCGGACAACTCGCAGGTGTACAAGGGCACCAACGGCCCGCTGATCGGCCTGCTGCTGTGGCCGCAGACGGACAACGCCAGCGACTACCTGACGCCGGCCGGCACCCGCCGCCGGATCACGAACCTCGCCGCGAGCACCGAGACCGACAACCCGTACTTCAACGTCGATCGGAATGCGATCACCAGCACCAACGGGCGCCTGATCGCGAACTTCGGCCTCGTGCTGACGCCGTTCTCCTGGGGCGACATCCGCGCCACGTTCGGCTCCGACGGCTACACCAACGAGAACCAGATCCTGCGGCACCCGGAGAGCGTGTACGGCAACACCTACAACGGTGTGCTGGACCTCGCGACCGACGTGACGCGCAACCTGAACTCGCAGACGATCCTGAACCTGCACAGCCGCAAGCTCGTGGGTGACTTCTCGATCAGCGGCCTGGTGGGGAACTCGATCTCGGACCTGCGTTCACAGGCCAACGCGCTCAAGGGCCAGGACTTCCTGGACCCGAACTTCGTGTCGATCAACAACACGGTGCTGCGGACCAACCGCACGACGCTGGCGCAGCGCCGGCTGGTGAGTGCCTACGGGCAGGCGACGCTGTCGTTCCGGGACTACATGTTCGTGAACGTGACGGGGCGCAACGACTGGACGTCGACGATCCCCACCGAGCGGAACAGCTTCTTCTATCCCTCGGTCTCGAGCAGCTTCGTGTTCTCGGATGCCTTCCCGTCGGTGGCGAAGTACGTGACCGGCAAGCTGCGCGCGGCGTACGCCGAGGTGGGCAAGGACGCACGTCCGTATGCGTACCGCCCGTCGCTGGAGAGCAAGACGACGGCCAACGGCGGCTATGGCTACGGCTTCACCGGCCCGAACCTGGCGCTCAAGCCGGAGTTCGCGCGGTCGTACGAGTTCGGCGCCGAGCTGAGCTTCCTGCAGGACCGGCTGGGCCTGGACGTGACCTGGTACCGCAAGCAGACGCGTGACCAGATCGTGAACGACATCCGCGGCAGCTACGCGACCGGCTTCATCCTGTTCAACCTGAACGGGGCGGTGACGCGCAACGAGGGCACCGAGATCACGCTCCGCGCCCGCCCGGTGGTGAAGCGCGGGTTCACGTGGGACGTGCTGGCGAACTTCGAGCATGCCTGGGGCAAGGTGCTCCGGCTGCCGAACGCGCTGCCGGAGTCGTACGTGTCGGACACCTGGCTGTTCGGCAACATCCGCAACGGCACCGCGCCGGGCCTCTCGACACGCTCGCTGACGGGCCAGTTCTACCTGCGGAACACCGCCGGCAAGCTGCTGATCGACCCGACCACCGGGTTGCCGCTGCGCTCGACGGCGTTCGTCGATGCCGGCTACGATCGCCAGCCCGACTTCACCATCGGCCTGACGAACACGTTCCGGTACAAGCGCTTCTCGCTGAACTTCCTGGTGGACATCCGGAAGGGCGGGGACGTGTTCAACGCCACCGAGCAGTTCCTGACATCGCGTGGCCTGAGCAACCGGACGCTGGACCGCGACCAGGCCCGGGTGATCGATGGCGTGCTGCGCGACGGCAAGGAGAACTCCGCCACGCCCACCGCCAACAACATCGTGGTGCTGCCGTCGTCGCAGACGGCGTACTACGAGAACATCAGCGAGGAGCTGTTCATCGAGCG
This window encodes:
- a CDS encoding prolipoprotein diacylglyceryl transferase, encoding MSATSTLPHLVLEALAYFVAGRLYWRERSAGLQPPARDRFLLLGCAVFGAAVGSKVLHVLEHLPALLAQDDTRLFLAGKSVLGGFLGGTVAVEVGKRLIDWRVPTGDAWVAPITAGLVIGRMGCQLSGLWDQTYGTVTTLPWGWDYGDGLSRHPVALYEMLAVTLLFVAIRRRWTATTGARFAALLLGYCVLRFVLEFLKPPFGPVATGTLPVARYAGLTAIQWAALGGVTWFVWLFRARRAGAPLPAVLPAP
- a CDS encoding DUF2892 domain-containing protein — encoded protein: MTHSRPILFLFAAAIVAMPAATHAQAAAALSGDVAIASTAGGPRLDAASVTAQRVESGALREVAAPRRDNGFASSGFAQFMSSPAGRILRVVAGAGMIGGGIAADSKAGTTVAVIGAVPLLAGTFDFCILSPLFGGPLKGRDIRAAASK
- the mmuM gene encoding homocysteine S-methyltransferase, which produces MTAGALFAPFLAARGVVIVDGALATELERRGADLSDALWSARVLLEQPALIRAVHDDYVAAGADIAITSTYQATFEGLGRRGLDAGAAAALMRRAVQLAVESRDAFWAVAANRTGRARPLVAASVGPYGAFLADGSEYRGDYALDEEGLVEWHRARFHLLASSGADLLACETIPCAAEARALRRLLHEVPGVQAWFSFTAQDGARLPSGERFAEVVAECDGDPQVAAVGINCTAPAHVESLVRAARAVTATPILVYPNSGECWLAAERRWTADRDGLSLASGAPVWRDAGATIFGGCCRTTPADIAALVRELTAERGA
- a CDS encoding radical SAM protein, which translates into the protein MPRTRPFLYYDQVVSLCDHCLRRIEGKLVIRDGAVWMHKWCPAHGHAKVLVASDEKFWRLGREVYMKPPEMPERFNTPMAWGCPYDCGLCPDHMQHSCLTILEVTDHCNLSCPVCYAASGPHRTERRDLATIERMLDAIVANEGTPDVVQISGGEPTTHPDFFAILDAAKRRPIHHLMLNTNGIRIATEPGFAERLATYAPGFEVYLQFDSLQRDALMTLRGADLRRIREDAVAALDRVGLSTTLVMTVAAGVNDQEIGDVVQWATQHPCIRGVTLQPIQFAGRLDGVPGTTARLTLTEVRQRLLDQCPIFQPDDVIPVPCNADALAMGYALRTPAGIVPLTRFLPPEVLLAGDRNTIVFEQDPALKDQVFRLFATNHSPESQATHLASLLCCLPAVDAPGIGYDSVFRVLIMAFMDATAFDVRAMKKSCVHIVQPDGRIIPFESFNLLYRDDRRALLAERRGEVEALYQVTPRSPS
- a CDS encoding SusC/RagA family TonB-linked outer membrane protein, translated to MKMRQVLTALLGTALLATQALAQQKTVTGNVSREGGIPLAGVAVTVKGTGQGTMTNNAGDFSIRAEVGQVLSFRRIGYLPRERTVGAENTIRVILENTAAALDQVVVTALGQTTVQRNLGTSQQTVAGADIAQTGRENFVNSLQGRVAGVEVTSTSGVPGASSSITIRGVSSISSSNQPLMVIDGLPMDNKTLNTNVLASDAPGSVTAFNNRGLDFTNRAADIDPENIESMVVLKGPEASALYGIDAANGAIVITTKRGRVGGGLEYSNRFRVDQTRARPTLQRTYGPSTISGGTLGAFSYFGAPYSAGTTFYDNIDGFFQPAMTQHHNLAFSGASADSRLNYRISVSADNQGSVVPNSDYRKVNLSGATQAQVTSWLKADLSIQYAQSDNSQVYKGTNGPLIGLLLWPQTDNASDYLTPAGTRRRITNLAASTETDNPYFNVDRNAITSTNGRLIANFGLVLTPFSWGDIRATFGSDGYTNENQILRHPESVYGNTYNGVLDLATDVTRNLNSQTILNLHSRKLVGDFSISGLVGNSISDLRSQANALKGQDFLDPNFVSINNTVLRTNRTTLAQRRLVSAYGQATLSFRDYMFVNVTGRNDWTSTIPTERNSFFYPSVSSSFVFSDAFPSVAKYVTGKLRAAYAEVGKDARPYAYRPSLESKTTANGGYGYGFTGPNLALKPEFARSYEFGAELSFLQDRLGLDVTWYRKQTRDQIVNDIRGSYATGFILFNLNGAVTRNEGTEITLRARPVVKRGFTWDVLANFEHAWGKVLRLPNALPESYVSDTWLFGNIRNGTAPGLSTRSLTGQFYLRNTAGKLLIDPTTGLPLRSTAFVDAGYDRQPDFTIGLTNTFRYKRFSLNFLVDIRKGGDVFNATEQFLTSRGLSNRTLDRDQARVIDGVLRDGKENSATPTANNIVVLPSSQTAYYENISEELFIERNINWVRLRDVTLRFSMPGKYLMARDASVFVTGTDLFVFTNYTGLDPIVNGNTAAVGGSGASGIDYGNFPIPRGLAFGLTVRY